A genomic stretch from Chitinophaga lutea includes:
- a CDS encoding terpene synthase family protein, producing MVHVKLLSPFPGKLNPFLQLAEDSTALWMSRYGLLPTDRERRMNGEGNFTWMVARMFPHADLERLCVASDFNALLFLLDDDFDGHQTKGMKSRMFKGMVNSMISIMENTAAPVDSAVLTGFADIWHRLMAISTQVWQHRFKASLKAALQANLWRMEIVDRDVSPDLSEYLKFRPMIGGANFFAYLLLVMEQIDLPDYVYENCTMQRLMHLAASTICWANDIFSFRKELAEGDELNLVMLLRRERGGSIKEAVHAAVRFHDKWVKEFIQLGWNPPVFGDTLVDAEVVRFTQGLGVMMNANIVWSTVDTQRYRFVPLLNRPVVRIR from the coding sequence ATGGTACACGTAAAGCTGCTTTCCCCATTCCCGGGAAAGCTAAACCCATTTTTACAATTAGCTGAAGATTCCACTGCTTTGTGGATGTCCCGCTATGGATTGTTGCCGACTGATAGAGAGCGCCGGATGAACGGTGAAGGGAATTTCACCTGGATGGTCGCGCGAATGTTCCCTCATGCCGACTTGGAGCGGCTATGTGTTGCCTCCGATTTTAATGCCCTACTATTTTTACTGGACGACGATTTTGATGGCCATCAGACTAAAGGTATGAAAAGCCGGATGTTCAAAGGCATGGTCAATAGCATGATCTCTATCATGGAAAATACCGCGGCTCCGGTAGATAGTGCTGTACTGACTGGCTTTGCTGATATTTGGCATAGGTTGATGGCCATCAGTACGCAGGTATGGCAACACAGATTTAAAGCAAGTTTAAAAGCTGCACTGCAGGCCAATCTTTGGCGTATGGAAATTGTGGACAGGGATGTATCGCCTGATCTTAGTGAGTATTTGAAATTTCGTCCCATGATCGGCGGAGCCAACTTTTTCGCCTATCTGCTGCTGGTCATGGAACAAATAGATCTTCCAGATTATGTTTATGAGAATTGCACGATGCAAAGGCTCATGCACTTGGCTGCATCCACCATCTGCTGGGCAAATGATATCTTTTCGTTTAGGAAAGAATTGGCTGAAGGCGACGAACTGAACCTGGTGATGTTATTGCGGCGGGAAAGGGGGGGCAGTATTAAAGAAGCAGTTCATGCTGCTGTGCGTTTTCATGATAAATGGGTGAAGGAATTTATTCAGTTGGGGTGGAATCCTCCGGTATTTGGCGATACGCTGGTAGATGCCGAAGTGGTGCGCTTTACGCAAGGGCTGGGTGTGATGATGAATGCAAATATTGTTTGGTCAACTGTAGATACGCAACGGTATCGTTTTGTGCCGCTGCTGAACAGGCCGGTTGTCAGGATTCGATAG
- a CDS encoding ATP-binding response regulator translates to MKKITLLLTEIANLLTSDSMRWQFLTRINLLLAFMTTLYGTGFYLYTHDLRGLVPNLIEALLFIIIATINQFRLHFMAAHLTVLVSNLTIVYYSALLGSIVEVHLLVIFYVGLAFYLFRDNITHCAISVSITAFAWICCEVTYYLEWVHPIEISRDHLFATRWLAIPFILILDILMISLHIYIIWRQLKSRTQKFAESSHELRNAFQLILSIIEKERRDGHNSPQMDEIYRSALFVRQLVTSELDTAKIEAGQEDQITLHSVEIKPFLDSIVAQNRFLAADKNVTIDYSCKMPTYILTDQPAIIKIVNNLLSNAIKFTPIGSTVSVQIFYSEERWQINVTDQGPGIDQTLLPKIYAPYVSKGGSLEGTGLGLFITRKLVRQLRGSISLTPFDGGTKATIILPLKIGTPPNAHSPIWDRQPLGGKTVLIIEDNEMMLTLTGRFMEQAGAATLLARDALVGYELAQRHIPDAIILDLETSDKISGPAAIRMFKSYVPLQKVPIIVLTGATMKETLAQATNAGAAKCFSKPLPYSDVLIFMRDLFPKNAAIES, encoded by the coding sequence ATGAAGAAGATAACCCTACTATTAACGGAAATCGCCAATCTTCTGACATCCGATTCTATGCGCTGGCAGTTTTTGACCCGGATTAATCTCTTGCTGGCCTTCATGACCACTTTATATGGTACGGGTTTTTATCTGTACACCCATGACCTCCGTGGACTGGTCCCGAACCTGATAGAAGCACTCCTGTTTATAATAATTGCTACAATTAACCAATTTCGGCTACACTTTATGGCTGCCCATTTAACGGTACTGGTCAGTAATTTAACCATCGTGTACTATAGTGCCTTACTGGGTAGTATCGTGGAGGTGCATTTACTCGTCATTTTTTATGTTGGATTGGCCTTTTACCTCTTCCGGGATAATATTACACACTGTGCCATCTCCGTATCTATTACGGCGTTTGCGTGGATTTGTTGTGAGGTAACTTACTATCTTGAATGGGTACATCCAATCGAGATAAGCCGTGACCACCTTTTTGCCACCCGCTGGCTGGCAATTCCATTTATACTGATACTGGACATACTGATGATCTCACTGCACATTTATATTATTTGGCGGCAGCTCAAAAGCAGAACACAAAAATTCGCAGAATCTTCGCATGAATTGCGGAATGCTTTCCAGCTAATTCTTAGCATCATTGAAAAAGAGCGCCGGGACGGCCACAATTCACCGCAAATGGATGAGATCTATCGTTCGGCGTTATTTGTTCGACAGCTTGTTACCTCAGAACTTGACACCGCCAAAATAGAAGCCGGCCAGGAGGACCAGATTACACTTCATTCGGTTGAAATCAAACCATTTTTGGATAGTATCGTTGCACAGAACCGTTTTCTGGCTGCCGACAAAAACGTGACCATCGACTACAGTTGCAAAATGCCCACCTACATTCTGACCGACCAACCAGCTATTATTAAAATCGTGAACAATCTGTTGAGCAACGCCATCAAATTCACCCCCATCGGCTCTACCGTTTCAGTACAGATTTTCTATTCAGAAGAAAGGTGGCAAATCAACGTAACCGACCAGGGTCCAGGGATTGACCAAACCCTGCTGCCCAAAATCTATGCGCCGTATGTGTCAAAAGGGGGGAGCCTCGAAGGGACGGGCTTAGGACTCTTTATTACCCGCAAACTGGTACGGCAATTAAGAGGCAGCATCAGCCTGACCCCTTTTGACGGAGGAACAAAAGCGACCATTATTTTACCCCTGAAAATTGGCACCCCGCCAAACGCGCATAGCCCTATATGGGACCGGCAACCATTGGGAGGCAAAACCGTGCTGATCATAGAAGACAACGAAATGATGCTCACCCTGACTGGCCGGTTTATGGAGCAAGCGGGGGCAGCGACGTTGTTAGCACGGGACGCACTTGTTGGATATGAGCTTGCCCAACGACATATACCGGATGCTATTATTCTGGATCTCGAAACAAGCGATAAGATTTCCGGTCCGGCTGCCATACGCATGTTCAAATCGTACGTTCCCTTGCAGAAGGTACCTATCATCGTGTTAACGGGTGCCACGATGAAGGAAACGCTTGCTCAGGCAACAAATGCGGGAGCCGCCAAGTGCTTTTCAAAGCCATTACCCTACAGTGATGTGTTAATTTTTATGCGTGATCTGTTTCCTAAAAATGCGGCTATCGAATCCTGA
- a CDS encoding MBL fold metallo-hydrolase, with amino-acid sequence MRTAINIILLALLLTAQVASSQTRKSLQWIGGPTFVLHLGSFKILTDPMLGPVSDTGFMIKKHPSTGQLNAPIKRLAPPAPLDTSRIDLLLISHLHADHFDATAKSFLQKQLPVIAPASNRDMLVQWGFHNTRGLPWTDTVLLAKGAETLRIIAIKARHAAKEPLNSELGEVNGYVLEYKSGRSSYRIYWSGDTVWFDDMQNLLQYGRIDLFIPHMGAVGADGHIGRRGLNTAETLQIIRLLQPSLIIPVHHTTFTHYVEPVSVLYNAVHQTPFKKRIVKVKEGKIVSL; translated from the coding sequence ATGAGAACGGCAATTAACATCATCCTGCTGGCCCTGCTGCTGACGGCACAGGTCGCTTCTTCACAAACCCGTAAATCACTGCAATGGATTGGCGGGCCTACCTTCGTTTTACACCTGGGCAGTTTCAAAATACTGACGGACCCGATGCTGGGACCTGTATCCGATACCGGCTTCATGATAAAAAAACATCCTTCTACCGGCCAACTGAACGCCCCGATCAAACGCCTTGCCCCGCCGGCCCCGTTAGATACTTCCCGCATCGACCTGTTGCTGATCAGTCACCTGCATGCAGATCATTTTGATGCCACCGCCAAGTCATTCCTCCAAAAACAGCTGCCGGTGATAGCGCCGGCATCCAACCGCGACATGCTCGTCCAATGGGGCTTTCACAATACCCGCGGCCTGCCATGGACCGACACCGTCCTGCTCGCCAAAGGCGCCGAAACCCTCCGCATCATCGCCATAAAAGCCAGGCATGCGGCGAAAGAACCACTCAACTCGGAACTCGGCGAGGTAAACGGTTATGTGCTCGAATATAAATCCGGCCGCAGCAGCTACCGCATATACTGGTCCGGCGACACCGTCTGGTTCGATGATATGCAAAACCTCCTGCAGTACGGCCGCATCGACCTGTTCATTCCCCACATGGGCGCCGTAGGTGCGGACGGGCACATCGGGCGCCGGGGGCTCAATACAGCGGAAACCCTGCAAATCATCCGCCTCTTGCAACCTTCCCTGATCATACCCGTGCACCACACTACTTTTACTCATTATGTGGAGCCGGTTTCCGTTTTGTATAATGCC
- a CDS encoding PIN domain-containing protein: MKSLFRGYYKLTSEEINEVWKKGFISLDTNVLFNFYRYSENTRIEIFRVLKTFGNQLWLPYNVAQEFHKGRIEVIAGEVKTYEDAIKNFSELEKSILQNKRSPHLSDSIVEAFKNNFKACVEDLGAKRDFYNKLLHEDAILSEITELFDGKVGKPMNAEEIKLIEKEGEERYKNKVPPGYEDAAKQTNKFGDLFIWKQLIARSKETAQPFIFISDDIKDDWWLRSRGQSISPRPELQQELFEFSGQILILYTSDRFLDRYSESTKGHAKVEEAVIEEVRSVGSLPSKAPENENDRLNRSVYEKIVTLLLSKEFNTFNKFNNTINSQDFKDFTKNAQMVSFFHDYLHAMSQKTELPKIYFSIDSLHDGFNIDNNLNEESKNNSKDNSTNDRNHEENGAADNQDAPSL, from the coding sequence ATGAAGAGTCTTTTTAGGGGATACTATAAATTAACTTCTGAGGAAATAAACGAAGTATGGAAAAAAGGGTTTATTTCGCTGGACACAAACGTCCTTTTCAATTTTTACAGATACTCTGAAAATACACGCATTGAGATATTTCGCGTACTTAAAACCTTTGGAAATCAACTTTGGCTACCTTACAACGTAGCACAAGAATTTCACAAAGGGCGGATTGAGGTCATTGCAGGCGAGGTTAAGACTTATGAAGATGCCATAAAGAATTTTTCTGAATTGGAAAAATCGATACTTCAAAACAAGCGTTCCCCTCATTTGAGCGATAGTATAGTTGAGGCATTTAAGAATAATTTTAAAGCCTGTGTTGAAGATTTGGGAGCCAAACGGGATTTTTATAACAAGTTATTACATGAAGATGCCATCCTCAGCGAAATAACGGAGCTATTTGATGGCAAAGTCGGTAAACCTATGAACGCAGAGGAAATCAAATTAATTGAAAAGGAAGGAGAAGAAAGATACAAAAACAAAGTCCCACCTGGATATGAGGACGCAGCAAAGCAAACTAACAAATTCGGAGATTTATTCATCTGGAAACAATTGATAGCTCGTTCAAAAGAAACTGCCCAACCCTTTATCTTTATCAGTGACGACATAAAAGATGATTGGTGGCTTCGATCCCGCGGACAGTCCATATCTCCAAGACCTGAACTGCAACAGGAACTTTTCGAATTTAGCGGCCAGATACTTATCCTCTATACGTCCGACAGATTTTTAGATCGCTATTCAGAATCTACGAAAGGTCATGCAAAGGTCGAGGAAGCCGTTATTGAGGAAGTTAGGTCGGTAGGTAGTTTGCCCAGTAAGGCTCCTGAAAATGAGAACGATCGTTTGAATCGTTCAGTTTATGAAAAAATTGTAACCCTCCTTCTGAGTAAAGAATTTAATACATTCAATAAATTCAACAATACAATAAATAGCCAAGATTTTAAGGATTTCACCAAGAATGCTCAAATGGTGTCATTTTTTCATGATTACCTACACGCAATGTCCCAAAAAACAGAATTACCTAAAATCTATTTTAGTATAGATTCACTTCACGACGGTTTTAACATTGACAATAATCTGAATGAAGAATCGAAAAACAACTCAAAAGACAATAGCACAAATGACCGAAACCATGAGGAAAATGGTGCTGCTGACAACCAGGACGCCCCCTCTCTTTAG